A single window of Pseudoduganella plicata DNA harbors:
- a CDS encoding fumarylacetoacetate hydrolase family protein has translation MTDYVFPPHQGATLAVAGTDARFPVRRVYCVGRNYAGHAREMGSDPNREPPFFFCKPGDADGVVSVAPGTTAELPFPPQTTNFHYECELVVAIGKGGANIAVVDAAAHIFGYAVGFDMTRRDLQGKMKDAGRPWEIGKAFDYSAPVSLVHPAAGVTDIEGAAISLQVDGTTKQDGHVNEMIWSIPETIANLSTLFTLQPGDLIFTGTPEGVGAVQKGQTLVGRVDGLTELSVRYV, from the coding sequence GACCCTTGCCGTCGCCGGCACCGACGCCCGCTTTCCCGTCCGGCGAGTTTACTGCGTCGGCCGCAACTACGCCGGCCACGCGCGCGAAATGGGCTCGGATCCGAACCGCGAGCCACCGTTCTTCTTCTGCAAACCCGGTGACGCCGACGGTGTCGTGTCCGTGGCACCCGGCACGACGGCCGAGCTGCCGTTCCCGCCGCAGACGACCAATTTTCACTACGAGTGCGAGCTGGTGGTCGCCATCGGCAAGGGCGGCGCGAACATCGCCGTGGTGGATGCCGCAGCGCATATCTTCGGCTACGCCGTCGGTTTCGACATGACGCGCCGCGACCTGCAGGGAAAAATGAAGGACGCCGGCCGGCCCTGGGAAATCGGCAAGGCCTTTGATTATTCGGCGCCCGTCAGCCTGGTGCACCCCGCAGCTGGCGTGACCGACATCGAAGGGGCTGCGATCAGCCTGCAGGTGGACGGCACGACAAAGCAGGACGGCCACGTCAACGAGATGATCTGGTCGATTCCCGAGACGATCGCCAACCTGTCCACCTTGTTCACCCTGCAGCCGGGCGACCTGATTTTCACGGGCACGCCGGAAGGTGTCGGCGCCGTGCAGAAGGGCCAGACGCTGGTCGGGCGCGTCGACGGGTTGACCGAGC